A single Marinobacter sp. es.042 DNA region contains:
- a CDS encoding DUF423 domain-containing protein yields the protein MAGAFLALVAVMAGAFGAHGLRNLVSERGLEVFQTAVTYQMYHSIALVLLALLAAQGLSRKLMAWSAGFFLAGILLFSGSLYLLVLTDIRWIGPITPLGGLCFMVGWALLITSGLRRNK from the coding sequence GTGGCAGGAGCTTTTCTGGCCCTGGTCGCGGTGATGGCCGGCGCTTTCGGTGCACACGGGCTGCGCAATCTGGTCAGTGAGCGGGGCCTTGAAGTTTTCCAGACCGCCGTCACATATCAAATGTACCATTCCATTGCGCTGGTTCTGCTGGCATTGCTGGCTGCACAGGGCCTGTCCAGAAAGCTAATGGCCTGGTCGGCGGGGTTTTTCCTGGCCGGCATTCTGTTATTCAGTGGCAGTCTTTACCTTCTGGTGCTGACAGACATCCGCTGGATCGGTCCGATCACACCCCTTGGTGGGTTGTGTTTCATGGTGGGCTGGGCGCTGTTAATAACCTCCGGTCTCCGCCGGAACAAGTGA
- a CDS encoding symmetrical bis(5'-nucleosyl)-tetraphosphatase: MTDYAIGDIQGCYERLRDVLEKVDFSPSRDRLWVAGDLINRGPSSLETLRYIESLGDSAVVVLGNHDLHLLAVSLGGHQTRRKDTLSDILDAPDHERLVNWLRQQNLCVHDPARNLVMTHAGLPHIWTVSQAMECAREVEAVIRGKAAEEYFTHMYGNQPERWDEFLQGMDRWRVITNYFTRMRFIAEDGSLELAAKESVDSAPEGYQPWFHFSRNDDVRVVFGHWAALEGKTGSDRFVGLDTGCVWGGALTMMNLDSGEKIHCDC, translated from the coding sequence ATGACTGACTACGCGATCGGCGATATTCAGGGCTGTTACGAGCGTCTCAGGGATGTCCTGGAGAAAGTGGATTTCTCTCCCTCCCGTGACCGTCTATGGGTGGCCGGCGATTTGATCAACCGTGGCCCGTCCTCGCTGGAAACCCTGAGATATATCGAGAGCCTTGGGGATTCGGCGGTCGTCGTGCTTGGCAATCATGACCTGCATCTGCTGGCGGTGTCCCTGGGCGGTCATCAGACGCGCCGCAAAGACACCCTGTCCGATATCCTTGACGCTCCGGATCACGAGCGGCTGGTTAACTGGCTCCGTCAGCAGAATCTCTGTGTTCACGACCCGGCCCGGAATCTGGTGATGACCCACGCCGGTTTGCCCCATATCTGGACGGTCAGCCAGGCAATGGAGTGTGCCAGGGAAGTTGAAGCCGTGATCCGGGGCAAAGCCGCCGAGGAATACTTTACCCATATGTACGGCAATCAGCCCGAGCGCTGGGACGAGTTCCTGCAGGGAATGGACCGCTGGCGGGTCATTACCAACTATTTCACCCGCATGCGCTTTATTGCCGAGGATGGCTCTCTGGAGCTGGCGGCCAAGGAAAGCGTCGACAGCGCGCCGGAAGGTTACCAGCCGTGGTTTCATTTTTCCCGCAATGACGATGTACGGGTGGTGTTTGGCCACTGGGCAGCCCTGGAAGGAAAAACCGGCAGTGACCGTTTTGTCGGCCTGGACACCGGGTGTGTCTGGGGTGGCGCACTGACCATGATGAACCTGGATTCGGGAGAAAAGATCCACTGTGACTGTTGA
- the thiS gene encoding sulfur carrier protein ThiS — MQVQVNGDQMELPSGATIATLIEKMALAGKRLAVEVNEDIVPRSRHPEFTLSDGDRVEVVHAIGGG; from the coding sequence ATGCAGGTTCAGGTAAATGGCGATCAAATGGAGCTGCCGAGTGGCGCCACCATTGCCACGCTGATTGAAAAGATGGCGCTGGCCGGCAAGCGGCTTGCGGTTGAGGTTAACGAGGACATAGTGCCACGAAGCCGGCACCCGGAATTTACCCTGAGCGATGGCGACCGTGTAGAAGTCGTTCACGCCATTGGCGGTGGCTGA
- a CDS encoding peptidylprolyl isomerase → MKATLRHGVQALLVLLAVLAPLSVQAERKLLDQVVAIVDEDVILQTELEARITTITSRLSAQGTALPPRQVLEERVLDQLITESIQMQMADRAGMRISDNELNETMANIAERNGMSLPQFENQLEAEGVTYNQAREQIRKEMLTSRVQQRQVGNRVRVTDREVENYLESLEARGGSNAQYRLAYIFVSVDDPSDEAEVDAAREKAERLRSEIANGRDFREVAVAESDASNALEGGDMGWRAEGQLPSLVAPVVPELPVGEPSDVLENNSGFHLVMVMDKRGGEQQQMIQQHRVRHILVRPSEATTDSQAETVIRDLYQQLQDGASFSALAREYSDDPVSGSDGGNLGWVSTGQMVPAFEQAMLDADIGELRGPFRSQFGWHILQVQERRQKDISGDVRDAEARQAIYRRKFETELQNWLQEIRDEAFIEFKGEYAKDEPAEEEPVS, encoded by the coding sequence ATGAAGGCGACCCTTCGCCATGGTGTACAAGCGTTACTGGTTCTTCTAGCCGTCCTGGCCCCCTTGTCTGTTCAGGCCGAGCGTAAGTTGCTGGACCAGGTAGTGGCCATCGTCGATGAGGATGTCATCCTTCAGACCGAGTTGGAGGCCCGAATCACCACCATCACCAGTCGCCTCAGTGCACAGGGCACGGCCCTGCCGCCAAGGCAGGTCCTCGAAGAGCGTGTGCTTGACCAGCTGATCACCGAATCGATCCAGATGCAGATGGCAGATCGGGCCGGTATGCGCATCAGCGATAACGAGTTGAACGAAACCATGGCCAACATTGCTGAACGCAATGGCATGAGCCTGCCGCAGTTTGAAAACCAGCTCGAAGCCGAAGGCGTGACTTACAACCAGGCCCGCGAACAGATCCGCAAGGAAATGCTGACCAGCCGGGTTCAGCAGCGCCAGGTCGGCAACCGGGTTCGTGTGACCGATCGGGAAGTGGAAAACTATCTGGAAAGTCTGGAGGCCCGTGGGGGGAGCAACGCTCAGTACCGGTTGGCGTACATCTTTGTAAGCGTAGACGACCCCTCTGATGAGGCGGAGGTGGATGCCGCCAGAGAGAAAGCCGAGCGGCTGCGCAGCGAGATCGCCAATGGCCGTGATTTCCGCGAAGTCGCTGTTGCCGAGTCTGATGCCAGTAATGCCCTGGAAGGTGGCGATATGGGCTGGCGTGCCGAGGGTCAGCTGCCGTCTCTGGTTGCTCCGGTCGTGCCGGAGTTGCCGGTGGGTGAGCCTTCAGACGTCCTGGAAAACAACAGTGGCTTCCACCTGGTAATGGTGATGGACAAGCGCGGCGGCGAGCAGCAGCAGATGATCCAGCAGCACCGTGTTCGACACATCCTGGTTCGGCCATCGGAAGCAACGACGGACAGCCAGGCTGAAACCGTGATCCGGGATCTGTACCAGCAGCTTCAGGATGGAGCCAGCTTCAGTGCGCTGGCCAGAGAGTACTCCGATGATCCGGTGTCTGGCTCCGATGGCGGTAATCTGGGCTGGGTAAGCACGGGCCAGATGGTGCCGGCGTTTGAGCAGGCTATGCTCGATGCTGATATTGGCGAATTGCGCGGGCCGTTCCGTTCCCAGTTTGGCTGGCACATCCTCCAGGTTCAGGAGCGCCGCCAGAAAGACATCAGCGGTGATGTGCGCGACGCCGAGGCCCGACAGGCCATCTATCGCCGCAAGTTCGAGACCGAACTGCAGAACTGGCTTCAGGAGATCCGCGATGAGGCCTTTATCGAGTTCAAGGGGGAGTACGCCAAGGACGAACCGGCCGAAGAAGAGCCAGTCTCCTGA
- a CDS encoding thiazole synthase — translation MTETSELQLPEDRPLEIAGRVYQSRLLVGTGKYRDMMETGHAIESSAAEIVTVAVRRTNLGQNPDEPNLLDVISPSSYTILPNTAGCYTAKDAVRTCKLARELLDGHDLVKLEVLGEEKTLYPNMTETLVAAEELINDGFKVMVYCSDDPLLAKRLEEMGCVAIMPLGAPIGSGLGIQNRYNIRLIVENANVPVLVDAGVGTASDATIAMELGCDGVLMNTAIAQAKDPIRMANAMRLAIESGREAYLAGRMPKKLYASASSPIDGTFF, via the coding sequence ATGACAGAGACATCCGAACTCCAGCTTCCAGAAGACAGACCGCTCGAAATTGCAGGACGGGTCTACCAGTCCCGTTTGCTCGTCGGGACCGGCAAATACCGTGACATGATGGAAACCGGCCATGCCATCGAATCCAGCGCTGCCGAAATTGTTACCGTTGCGGTGCGCCGGACCAACCTTGGCCAGAATCCGGATGAGCCGAACTTGCTGGATGTGATTTCCCCAAGCAGCTATACCATTTTGCCCAACACGGCGGGCTGCTATACCGCGAAAGACGCTGTCCGTACCTGCAAGCTGGCCCGCGAGCTTCTGGATGGCCACGACCTGGTGAAGCTGGAAGTCCTTGGCGAGGAGAAAACCCTTTACCCGAACATGACCGAGACCCTGGTTGCCGCCGAAGAGCTCATCAACGACGGCTTCAAGGTCATGGTCTACTGCTCGGACGACCCGCTGCTGGCCAAGCGTCTGGAAGAAATGGGCTGTGTGGCCATCATGCCCCTTGGTGCCCCGATCGGTTCCGGCCTGGGTATCCAGAACCGGTATAACATCCGTCTGATCGTAGAGAATGCGAATGTTCCGGTGCTCGTGGATGCCGGTGTTGGCACCGCGTCGGATGCCACCATCGCCATGGAGCTGGGCTGCGACGGCGTACTGATGAATACCGCCATTGCCCAAGCCAAAGACCCGATCCGAATGGCCAATGCCATGCGCCTGGCCATTGAGTCTGGTCGTGAGGCCTATCTGGCGGGCCGGATGCCCAAGAAGCTCTATGCCAGCGCATCCTCGCCCATTGATGGCACCTTCTTCTGA
- a CDS encoding aminoglycoside phosphotransferase family protein, whose amino-acid sequence MDTRLQLLTNWVRQFPGFEQCEAEPVSGDASFRRYFRVWHHANPTTAAGDGAPFIVMDAPPEHEDCEPFVAIARHWHRQGIAVPDIVQADLKQGFLLLEDFGDQLMLGRLNTESADQLYRNALQELTLIASQTSPSDYPLPPYDATLLEREMALFPDWLLERHLGMNLENSERALLDTTFSMLRESALAQPEVTVHRDYHSRNLLVRQDQPRPGVIDFQDAVTGPATYDVVSLLKDCYIQWPEKRICEWLEDYRQSSLEAGLHRADPETFRQWFELMGMQRHLKAAGIFARLSIRDGKHGYLKDIPRTVQYLIVASGRQPALRHFHEWLSDTVMPRIETSIGPAPGQEHLPQ is encoded by the coding sequence ATGGATACCCGCCTGCAGTTGCTGACCAACTGGGTCAGACAATTTCCCGGCTTCGAACAGTGCGAAGCCGAACCGGTTTCCGGCGATGCCAGTTTTCGCCGTTATTTCCGGGTCTGGCACCACGCAAATCCGACGACCGCTGCCGGGGACGGCGCACCGTTTATCGTGATGGATGCGCCCCCGGAACATGAAGACTGCGAGCCCTTCGTGGCCATTGCGCGGCACTGGCACCGGCAGGGTATTGCGGTGCCGGACATCGTCCAGGCCGACCTGAAGCAGGGCTTCCTGCTACTGGAGGATTTTGGCGACCAGCTGATGCTTGGCCGACTGAACACGGAGTCCGCAGACCAGCTCTACAGGAACGCTCTGCAAGAGCTGACCCTGATCGCGAGCCAGACCTCCCCCAGTGATTACCCGCTACCGCCTTACGATGCCACTCTGCTTGAGCGGGAAATGGCACTGTTCCCGGACTGGCTTCTGGAGAGGCATCTGGGCATGAACCTGGAAAACAGCGAGCGGGCCCTGCTGGACACGACCTTTTCCATGCTGCGGGAAAGCGCCCTGGCGCAACCGGAAGTGACGGTCCATCGGGACTACCATTCCCGAAACCTGCTGGTTCGCCAAGACCAACCTCGCCCGGGTGTCATCGATTTCCAGGACGCGGTTACCGGGCCGGCAACTTACGATGTGGTCTCGCTGCTGAAAGACTGCTACATCCAATGGCCAGAGAAGCGCATCTGCGAATGGCTGGAAGACTACCGCCAGAGCAGCCTCGAGGCTGGCCTGCACCGCGCAGACCCGGAGACCTTCCGCCAGTGGTTTGAACTGATGGGCATGCAGCGGCACCTGAAAGCTGCCGGCATTTTTGCCCGGCTATCGATCCGCGATGGCAAGCACGGCTATCTCAAGGACATTCCCCGAACCGTTCAGTACCTGATCGTTGCCAGCGGTCGGCAGCCAGCCCTGCGTCACTTCCACGAATGGCTGAGCGATACGGTTATGCCCCGGATCGAGACGAGCATCGGCCCGGCCCCGGGTCAGGAGCACTTGCCCCAGTGA
- a CDS encoding LPS-assembly protein LptD, with amino-acid sequence MLLAAVFGLGVTDGHAQTPPSAAEIDWRPRAELPAEARASLPLFCEGGYLPSGRANGVGSAFAVGSDSEQPLEASGLNARYEIDRTLFLQGDVRIRQGGFQVTGSEARYSQQEGAVSVQGPLVSRGDGFLLTGENANYDVDSGRLDINTATFLFHGPEMRGRAGSLSRISEEQVVIADGFLTTCGPSQNDWAIVASDIRLDRAQGFGTAKHVRLEVLDVPVFYWPWASFPIDDRRKSGFLYPQFGSSSAGSGGFLAVPYYFNLAPHYDATLTPQYIHGRGPFNEVEGRYLSSLGETTLQLGYIGNDSAFQEDNPGESGERWALDATTRAAFGRGWRGYGDFSVVSDEDYLSDLNRSLEINQATHLQRKGGVSYRSDKQYFDAYLNDYQTISDRIADVDKPYAQLPEVIYAGQTGAGIVEANLESQYTVFYRDNEALTGLDRANGQRFRARPELALPMRALWGFSRPSVSVDYTRYNLDDYVLGDGSFDRTVPVAEWDNGLYFDRQSRLFDVPYNQTLEPRLYYAWADADPDQNDIPDFDTDLQTFRFEQLFRPDRFTGGDRVGDANQLTVALTSRFNDLLTGAERARFSIGQVQYFEDREVTLFGEGAGTRSRSPLAGEVVLNPLDTLEIRSSGLWDPDTGDTEEGRSQLTFHSTDYRYLASVGHTYSRGELEQSDIAAVFPVSDRVSLIGRWVYDSDLDRTVGSLAGLEYNNCCWSVQVVHQNYLTDDRELDSRILFQIQLKGLGGSDGASSSISEAIYGFDERERRRFGTP; translated from the coding sequence GTGTTGCTGGCCGCGGTTTTTGGGTTGGGCGTTACGGATGGGCATGCCCAGACACCGCCGTCTGCGGCGGAAATAGATTGGCGGCCCAGAGCAGAGCTGCCAGCCGAGGCCCGGGCCTCGTTGCCCCTTTTCTGCGAAGGGGGGTATCTGCCTTCCGGTCGCGCCAATGGCGTTGGCAGTGCGTTTGCCGTTGGCAGCGATTCCGAGCAACCGCTGGAAGCCAGCGGCCTGAACGCCCGCTACGAGATTGACCGGACGCTGTTTCTTCAGGGTGATGTCCGCATTCGCCAGGGCGGCTTTCAGGTAACCGGTTCAGAGGCCCGCTACAGCCAGCAGGAGGGTGCAGTATCGGTGCAGGGGCCGCTGGTCAGTCGCGGCGACGGTTTCCTTCTCACCGGTGAGAACGCGAACTACGACGTCGATAGTGGACGCCTGGACATCAACACGGCGACATTCCTGTTTCATGGTCCGGAAATGCGCGGTCGTGCAGGCAGCTTGTCGCGCATCAGCGAGGAACAGGTCGTCATTGCAGATGGCTTTCTGACCACCTGTGGTCCGAGCCAGAATGACTGGGCCATCGTTGCCTCGGATATCAGGCTGGATCGGGCGCAAGGATTCGGTACCGCCAAACACGTTCGATTGGAGGTCCTGGATGTGCCGGTGTTCTATTGGCCGTGGGCAAGCTTTCCTATTGATGATCGCCGCAAGTCCGGTTTCCTTTACCCGCAGTTCGGCTCTTCCAGTGCCGGCAGCGGTGGCTTTCTTGCCGTGCCCTATTACTTCAATCTGGCACCCCATTACGACGCGACGCTGACGCCCCAGTACATTCATGGCCGGGGCCCGTTCAACGAAGTCGAGGGCCGATACCTCAGCTCTCTCGGGGAAACTACCCTGCAGCTCGGGTACATCGGCAACGATTCAGCGTTTCAGGAGGATAACCCCGGTGAATCCGGTGAGCGCTGGGCCCTGGATGCCACAACCCGGGCTGCCTTTGGCCGTGGCTGGCGGGGCTACGGAGATTTTTCCGTGGTGAGCGATGAGGACTATCTCAGCGATCTGAACCGCAGCCTGGAGATTAACCAGGCAACTCATTTGCAGAGAAAAGGCGGGGTTAGCTACCGAAGCGACAAGCAGTATTTCGATGCCTACCTCAACGATTACCAGACCATCAGTGATCGCATTGCCGATGTGGACAAGCCCTATGCCCAGTTGCCGGAAGTGATCTACGCAGGCCAGACCGGCGCAGGGATTGTCGAGGCGAACCTGGAAAGCCAGTACACGGTGTTTTATCGGGACAACGAAGCACTGACCGGTCTGGATCGGGCCAACGGGCAGCGTTTCCGGGCGCGGCCGGAACTGGCGTTGCCCATGCGGGCGTTGTGGGGGTTCAGTCGTCCGTCGGTAAGTGTGGATTACACCCGCTACAACCTGGACGACTACGTGCTGGGGGATGGCAGTTTCGATCGCACCGTGCCGGTTGCCGAGTGGGATAACGGGTTGTATTTCGACCGACAGAGCCGCCTGTTTGATGTGCCCTACAACCAGACTCTGGAGCCCCGGCTCTATTACGCCTGGGCCGATGCCGATCCGGACCAGAACGACATCCCGGATTTCGATACCGACCTCCAGACCTTCCGTTTTGAACAGCTGTTTCGACCGGACCGCTTCACCGGCGGTGACCGGGTAGGCGATGCCAACCAGTTGACCGTTGCCTTGACCAGCCGTTTCAATGACCTGCTCACCGGTGCGGAGCGTGCCCGATTCAGTATTGGACAGGTACAGTATTTCGAGGACCGCGAAGTGACGTTGTTCGGTGAGGGTGCCGGTACCCGGAGCCGTTCACCGCTGGCGGGCGAAGTCGTACTGAACCCGCTCGATACCCTGGAAATCCGCTCCTCCGGATTGTGGGATCCTGATACCGGGGATACCGAGGAAGGCCGCAGCCAGTTAACCTTTCACTCCACTGACTACCGGTACCTGGCCAGTGTGGGGCACACTTACAGCCGGGGCGAACTGGAACAGTCGGATATCGCGGCGGTTTTCCCGGTCTCGGACCGTGTTAGTCTGATCGGCCGCTGGGTCTACGACTCCGACCTTGATCGAACCGTCGGATCCCTGGCCGGGCTGGAATACAATAACTGCTGCTGGAGTGTTCAGGTGGTTCACCAGAACTATCTGACCGATGACCGGGAGCTCGATAGCCGCATACTGTTCCAGATCCAGCTAAAGGGCCTGGGCGGCAGCGATGGTGCCTCATCGAGTATTTCCGAGGCCATTTACGGTTTTGATGAAAGGGAGCGTCGTCGTTTTGGAACTCCCTGA
- the pdxA gene encoding 4-hydroxythreonine-4-phosphate dehydrogenase PdxA, with product MSKPVVLALTAGEPAGIGPELCLQLALEARSAGVVVVASRPLLEARAKQMNLAVELRAWQPGESPEMEAGLLSVLHVDGCANHEPGTLDTGSGAYVLRTLEVAANGCLSGDFDGMVTAPVHKGVINDAGIAFSGHTEFLQELCGVDRVVMMLATEELRVALVTTHLPLKDVSAAITPERLTQVTRILDADLKKFFGVARPRILVAGLNPHAGEGGHLGREEIDTIEPTLEALRAEGISLTGPLPADTLFTPHWLDQADAVLAMYHDQGLPVLKFQGFGRAVNITLGLPIVRTSVDHGTALDLAGTGRADAGSLHTALKVGEQMARCRKSAIEETRS from the coding sequence ATGAGTAAACCCGTGGTGCTGGCACTTACCGCCGGCGAACCTGCCGGCATTGGTCCGGAGTTGTGCCTGCAACTGGCTCTTGAGGCCCGGAGTGCAGGTGTGGTGGTGGTTGCCAGCCGGCCATTGCTGGAGGCCCGGGCGAAGCAAATGAATCTGGCGGTTGAACTGCGTGCCTGGCAGCCCGGAGAGTCGCCGGAAATGGAGGCAGGCCTGCTGTCGGTTCTGCATGTGGATGGTTGTGCCAATCATGAACCGGGCACACTGGATACTGGCAGCGGGGCTTATGTGCTCAGAACGCTGGAAGTCGCCGCTAACGGCTGCCTCAGCGGCGATTTTGACGGCATGGTGACGGCGCCCGTCCATAAGGGCGTTATCAACGATGCCGGCATTGCGTTCAGCGGCCATACCGAGTTCCTGCAGGAGCTCTGCGGTGTGGATCGTGTGGTCATGATGCTGGCGACCGAGGAGTTGCGGGTTGCGCTTGTTACCACCCACTTACCGCTCAAGGACGTATCCGCCGCCATTACCCCGGAGCGCCTGACTCAGGTAACGCGAATTCTCGATGCTGATCTGAAAAAGTTCTTCGGTGTTGCCCGGCCCAGGATACTGGTGGCCGGCCTGAATCCTCATGCCGGCGAAGGTGGTCACCTTGGTCGGGAGGAAATCGACACCATCGAGCCAACCCTGGAGGCTCTGCGTGCCGAAGGCATTTCTCTGACCGGACCTTTACCTGCGGATACCCTGTTTACCCCGCACTGGCTCGACCAGGCCGATGCGGTTCTGGCCATGTATCATGATCAGGGGCTGCCGGTGCTGAAGTTTCAGGGCTTTGGGCGTGCGGTGAACATTACCCTGGGGCTGCCGATCGTGCGCACATCCGTGGATCATGGTACGGCTCTGGATCTGGCTGGCACCGGCCGGGCAGATGCCGGCAGTCTGCATACGGCCCTGAAGGTAGGCGAGCAAATGGCTCGTTGTCGCAAATCTGCAATTGAAGAGACCCGTTCGTGA
- the rsmA gene encoding 16S rRNA (adenine(1518)-N(6)/adenine(1519)-N(6))-dimethyltransferase RsmA gives MSNKAGHQARKRFGQNFLHDPGVIEQIIRAINPKPDDAIVEIGPGLGALTEEILAVNPKLQVVELDRDLIPVLRTKFFNYPEFRIHEADALKFDFSQLMVDRPLRIIGNLPYNISTPLIFHLLSQAGVVQDMHFMLQKEVVQRMAAVPGDNNYGRLGIMTQYFCRVQPLFEVGPGAFRPAPKVDSAIVRLVPHKTLPHPAKDLTTLQAVVRTAFNARRKTLRKALGGMVSAEQLRSLGINDGLRPENLALADYVAIADLLFTEKGAANPANEVSDD, from the coding sequence GTGAGCAACAAAGCCGGCCACCAGGCCAGAAAACGGTTTGGCCAGAATTTCCTCCATGATCCGGGGGTCATAGAGCAGATCATCCGCGCCATTAACCCGAAACCCGATGACGCCATCGTGGAGATTGGCCCTGGACTGGGCGCACTGACCGAGGAAATACTGGCGGTGAACCCCAAGCTCCAGGTTGTGGAACTGGATCGGGATTTGATTCCGGTGCTGCGCACCAAGTTCTTCAACTACCCCGAATTCCGGATTCACGAGGCGGACGCGCTCAAGTTTGATTTTAGCCAGCTCATGGTGGATCGCCCCCTGCGGATCATCGGTAATTTGCCGTACAACATTTCCACACCGCTGATTTTCCACCTGCTGTCCCAGGCCGGTGTTGTGCAGGATATGCACTTTATGCTGCAGAAAGAGGTGGTTCAACGAATGGCAGCGGTGCCGGGTGACAACAATTACGGGCGTCTTGGCATCATGACCCAGTATTTCTGCCGGGTTCAGCCGCTGTTTGAAGTTGGGCCCGGCGCTTTCCGACCGGCGCCCAAGGTGGATTCGGCGATTGTCCGATTGGTGCCTCACAAGACCCTGCCACACCCGGCGAAGGATTTGACGACACTTCAGGCTGTGGTCCGCACAGCCTTTAACGCCCGGCGGAAAACTCTCCGCAAGGCACTGGGCGGTATGGTGTCGGCCGAACAGCTCCGGAGCCTTGGCATCAATGACGGTCTGCGACCGGAGAACCTCGCGCTGGCCGATTATGTGGCGATTGCCGACCTGCTTTTTACGGAGAAGGGTGCAGCCAATCCGGCAAACGAGGTAAGTGATGACTGA
- the slmA gene encoding nucleoid occlusion factor SlmA has product MTDQKPSRREAILHALVELLETDPGARITTAGLAKSVGVTEAALYRHFPSKRKMFEALIEFAEEAVFSRCQVILQEQEDVRVRLQQLVHLVLVFAERNPGLCCVLTGDALMGENDTLRKRASQFFERLETQVRQTLKEGEIRQGLRPRTTSARGADFVLVFVEGRIQRFIRSSFSRLPSTDFDESWGLVAEGVWG; this is encoded by the coding sequence ATGACTGACCAGAAACCCAGTCGCCGCGAGGCGATTCTCCATGCTCTTGTGGAACTCCTGGAGACCGATCCGGGCGCCCGTATCACCACCGCCGGTCTCGCCAAATCCGTGGGCGTTACCGAAGCGGCTTTGTATCGGCATTTTCCCAGCAAGCGGAAAATGTTCGAGGCGCTTATCGAGTTTGCCGAAGAGGCCGTGTTCTCTCGCTGCCAGGTAATCCTGCAAGAGCAGGAGGACGTGCGGGTTCGCCTTCAACAACTGGTGCATTTGGTGCTGGTGTTCGCCGAGCGCAACCCTGGCCTGTGCTGTGTGCTGACTGGAGACGCGCTGATGGGCGAGAACGACACCTTGCGCAAGCGTGCCTCCCAGTTCTTCGAGCGCCTGGAAACCCAGGTGCGGCAAACCCTCAAAGAAGGCGAAATCCGCCAGGGCCTGCGGCCCCGGACGACGTCTGCTCGCGGCGCGGACTTTGTCCTGGTGTTTGTTGAGGGCCGGATTCAGCGGTTTATCCGTTCGTCGTTCTCGCGATTGCCTTCCACTGACTTCGACGAGAGTTGGGGGTTGGTTGCCGAGGGTGTTTGGGG